The Coprobacillus cateniformis DNA window AGGATCAAGTTCATGTGAAAAATCCATTGTTCGACCAAAGAAAATATCTCCATATTCTGTTTTGACATTCATTCCTGTACACATAAAATCACTCCATTTATATACATGCTTTTAATTATATATATTTTATATCTTTATATTTATACCAGTTTATAAAGCAATTAGATATTAGTAAAATTATTTTTGGGTCAAATTTAAAGATAAAAAAAGAATGAAATATTTTTGAATGTGATAAAACGAGGGTGTGAAACATTTATTCTGAAAAGTTCGTTTTTTATTCTTGAAGAAGATATGGATTCATCTTGATTTTTAACTTTTTATAGAGTGTTTGAGTGTAACTTTATGTGCTAGTATCTCATGTATTTGATTTAACCCAAATACTTTTTTATTAAGCAATAGCATTATGCCATTCATACGATGAATGAAAACTTAACATTTTTTTGGATATTTTCTTATCTGCCTTGATATCTTTGTAATATCTAAGTGCATATATTGATTAAAACCAATACACCAAGGAATGCATTTTCTGAAATATTCATGATTCATTTCATATTTTCCATTTTGATCACTACATTAAAACTGAAGGAATAATCTCTAAGATCGATTTTAAACTTAAGAAAGAAATATTTGTCGTAAACAAGAAAATAGGAGACCAGGATATAATAGATATAAGATAGTAGTATATTATAAAAAACAAGCCTGTATTAAGCAAACTTGTTTTTATAAAGAAAGTTGCAATAAATTAAAATCAAGAGTTTTTTAATATTTTTTAAACTATATAAAGAGCACCATTAGCCCATTCCCAAGTTATCCATCCTCTGTGATTGTTTCCGCCCCAATTATCATGCACTTTGAGCCATGTATTATTACCTGCTGGTGCATACTGATATGCACACACAATGTGCTTGCCATAACTATTTGGTATAGTATAGTTAGGTGAATCATAAAGTCCAATCACAACAGGCTTATTTTTGCCTAACTGTGTTTTAACTGTACTCAAACTATACGTAATAGTTGATGCATGTGTCTGTTTTGGATAATCCTCTAACATAATTGAGTTAATTGAATTCTGGACTTTTGGGAGCAAGCAAACCGTTGTAATTTTTTTCATCAATCTTGTCAATACAGAACCGTAGGCATACGAACCACTTGGTCTATAATAACCGCCACCAAAATCCCTATTCATAATCGAAAGAGCTACCGCTGCAGCATATGCCCCACATTGACTACCAGTATTTGTCCAATTAGAACCATTAAAATCATTTAATTTAGAATCCGCCAATCCTACAGGAGACCCAACACCTGATGGTTTTGAAGGATAAGGACGCCCACGCAATAAAGAATTATCTTCAGATAATACAATATTATCACTTGGAGAATTTAATATCCTTTTATTTGCATCTTTTAGCGCTGTTAAATCTTCATTATCAATAGAACGATATTGTATACTATTTACAGATGTTTTTGAAAATGATTGCGCTCCTATGTAATATTCATATTCGTCATTTGGGAACCCATCATATTTTATTTCAACAATATTGTTATTTGTTTTGGCGATAATTGCATAACCAGACGTATCAACCTTATACAAATAATAATTATATTCGCCTTCAATGTCTTTGAGTTCTCTTGCAAATTTAACATTAGTTAATTCATTATCCAAATAGTATGTTAATGACTCAATTAATTTAATGTTATTTGTGTGATCCATTGCTTTAACTGTAGTTATACTTAATGATATTGCGAAAACACAAACAAAGGCAATTAAACATTTTATTTTATTTTTCATTCCTGATTATTCCTTTCATTTAATTTTATACTATCTTTCATCATTTCATAAATAATAGGTTTCAGTTCATCTAAAGAAAAATCATCTTCTGACTGCTCGTTAATATTTGTATTACTTATAAAAATTTCAACTATTTCTTGATTGTTATGATTATGAACAGCAAAAATATGTCCTTCATCAAAATAAAAATAAATACTAAAATCATCATCTATTAATTCATACTTAGATTTTATTTTTTCAAATTCATCTTCAGTAAAATTTGACACAGAATAAGTCACTTCAATATTTTTGTGCAGTATTTCTTGCTCAAATAATGCCCCTTTAAAAACAATGCTATAGTAATTATCTGCACTTCCCTGATACCAAATATCAATATTATTTATATCTGTTAATGTTTGTTTTTTTATTTTTTGATTAAAATAAGACTGTGGAGAATAAAAATCATAGAATTTTTTTGTGCTTTTGAATTGAAATATTTTGACAGACGAATATGAATCCTCCATATGTCTAGGGAATCCTACACTAAGAACCCAAAAAATGAACAAAACTAAAATAATTATTAAAGAAACAAATAAACCTTTTTTTTTCATATTTTCCTCCATCCCTCTCTACTAAAAAACATATAAATATTAACTATACAGACATTATTTTAAATTGAGTTATAATAATAATTAACAAAACTTTGAGAACAAGGACTATAAATCACCATAATAAATGATTTTTAATAAATAAACTATAACTCTATTATTCACTAAATTTAAACTCTATTATTCATACCTCCTTTACTATATTTTATATGGAGCTACATATTATAAATGGTTTTAAATCTCTTTATCTAATATTAGATTAACATTTAAAAATCATAATATCAACATGTTTAATTCGACGTTTTACGACACTTTGCCAATGCTATTATAAATATTGTGGATGATATATGGTTAATCAAAAAACAATAAGTATAAGTATGATATATATCTGTTTGTTTTCAAAAATCAAATTGTGAAACTAGAGTCTCTTTCAATAAACTATATAAGAGAGAAGATAATCAATTTGGCAAAAAAAGTATAAAAAATCTATTCTTCATGCAATAAAGAAGTGAAAAAATTATTGCGATGTTTAATCATTCTCAAACATCACAACATTTATTTATATTGGAATACTCTCTTTGTTTTTACTCAGCTATTTTGGGTATCAAATATATCATAAATGACATTTTAAAAGTCATATATAAATACTTTAAAATGAATGAGATTATCTAAAACAGTTGATTTTTAAGATAAAATCCGATTTAATGAAAGATGAAAGATATTGAGGTAAAGGTATGCAAACAAGATATAAAAAATCAAGAAAACGTGGACAATATACAAAGAAAATCATTGATGATTATTGTGTTATTGACTTAGAAACAACAGGATTATCATGGGCTGATGATAAGATTATTGAAATTGGAATTTTGAAAATAAGAAATCAACAGATTATAGATAAATATTCTCAACTCATTAATCCAGAACGTGAAGTTAGCCCTTTTATAACCAAACTCACAGGAATTACAAATGATATGTTATTAGGAATGCCAGCCCTTGATGAGATTAGAGACGATGTTTTCAATTTTATTGGTGATGATATTTTATTAGGACACAATACATCTTTTGACTTAAACTTTGTTGCGAATCAATTTCATATAGATATTGAAAATGAATATATGGATACACTTCAGTTTTGTAGAAAGGTCTATCCTCATATGAAACATCATCGTTTAACCGATATGGTCCAATACTTAAACCTTTCCAATAACGAACATAGATCAATTGCAGATTGTATTGCTACATATGAACTTTATGAAAAAATAAAAATAGAAATTGAAGATAAAAAAATATCCCTATAGCATCTTAATATAGGGATATTTTTATTATAAATAACTTTCAGAACATCATATATTAGTATTAAACCCAGATATAACAACGCTTTCATAACTGACAGAAATAAAATTCTATTTTTATGTGATATATTTAATGTTTTTTTGATTATATCAATAATTGTTGCTGGTTAATTATAATCAATTCAAATATATAAAATATAATAACAGTACTTTTTCTATCTAGAATATCATCTTTAGTTATGCAATATATAATTATTATCTTTTCACAACAAGGTTACTCTTGTTAATACAAAATATCATGATTAATAAAGTTATCAGACCACTTAGAAATGTTAGCCAAACATTCTGTGTCAAACCAGCAACAATATAGCCAATAATACATGCAACTGCAACAACCATCGCATAAGGAAGTTGTGTAGAAACATGACCAATATGATGACATTGTGCACCCGCTGATGCCATAATTGTTGTATCTGAAATTGGTGAAATATGATCACCACAAACAGCTCCTGCTAAAATAGATGATATACAAATAACAAGCATTGGGTTTCCTTCTGTAAAAATAGCTGTCACAATTGGAATAAGGATACCAAACGTTCCCCAAGATGTTCCTGTTGCAAAGGCTAATCCAGCAGCAATGATAAATAAACATGCTGGTAAAATTGCAACACTGATTTGATATTGTTCTAATATTGTGGAAACAAATAAACCAGCCTGTAAATGTGTAGATACAATATCTCCTAATGTCCAAGCCAAAGCTAAAATTGTCATTGCAGGAACCATCATTTTAAATCCAGTTGGCAAACATTCAGCAAATTGATTATAAGTGAGAATATGACGTGGTAAATATAATAAAAAGGTAAAAACCAATGTCAAAAATGATCCTAATACTAGCCCTAAAGAAGCATTACAATTTGTAAAAGCTTCAATAAAAGAAACACCATTAAAGAAACCACCTGTATAAACCATACAAGTCATACAACTGATAATCAAAAAGAGAACTGGTAAAATTAAATCTAAAACCTTTCCTTTATCAGATGTTTCAATAATATGGACATCTTTATATTCCTCATTACCATGATGAACATCACCTTTTTGAGCAGATATTTCATGTTCTTTCATACTCCCAATATTCAAATCAAAACGAATAACACATAGAACCATAATGATTGTTAAAAGTGCATATAAATTAAAAGGAATTGTTTGTAAGAAAAGATGAAAACCATCACCGCTGGTATAACCACTCACAGCCGCAGCCCAGCTTGAAATAGGTGCAATAATGCAGATTGGTGCAGCTGTAGAATCAATGATATAAGCCAGTTTAGCACGTGAAATCTTAAATTCATCACAAACATGACGCATGACACTCCCAACCGTTAAACAATTAAAATAATCATCAACAAAGATTAAAACCCCTAATCCAAAAGTAGAAAACAATGCACCTTGCTTATTTTTAATTCTGCGTGTTGCCCATTCACCATATGCACGACTTCCACCTGCTCTGGTCATTAATGCAACAATTGTTCCTAAAAATACTAAAAAAATTAATATTCCAATATTCCAAGTATCAGATAAACTTGTCATCATTGTTTCAAAAACTGTTTCAATAGCTGCAATAGGTTGAAAACCAGTCAATAATAATCCTCCAACAAAAATTCCAATAAATAACGATATATAAACTTCTTTTGTCTTTAATGCAATCACAATTGCAATAATCGCTGGGATTAAAGCCCAGAATGTTCCAATAAAATTCATGTTTTCCTCCTTTTTGTGATATAAACGGCAAAAGAAAAACTTTGACTGGCAATCAATCAAAGCATTATAAAATACATTTGCATGAGATAGCCCTCCACATATTGTGACAGTTGATGATATATTCTATCATCCCCCAGCATTTTCACTATTGGTATCATGAAAACACTTCGGCAAATCACCCTTTTCATAATCACTGTACCAAACATTGTGATTATGGACTCTTGATCATTGCACCTCTACCATTTATTCAACTTGTTTTAGTGTACATACAATATTTAATTATGTCAACTCTTATGTTCATATTTTCACTTCTATTTATATTTCTCACTTAAGCATTTTGCGATCGGATTATCTTTTTCTCATCATCAATAAATATGAAATCTTTAAAATTATCACATACCAAAATCAAATAAGGACTTATATATTGCCAACTTTCAAAATCATTGATAAAGTTTTGAATATCTCCATATGGATACAATTCAAAAAGTTCAGGTGAACCACTTAGAAAACAAATCCAAACATTGAAATGATCATTGATATCTTTAAAAGACTTAATAACATGCCAAATAGGAAATTGAGAGATATCTAAACGTACACTTGTTAAAGTGGGTAAACTTTTTAGAAACATTTTTAATCTTATAATATTGTCTTTATCAGCAAATTGATAATGTTGATGGAATTGAGGTATTTCTCTTAAAATACGTTCCTTTTGCTCATTGATTTTTGCATTATATATTCTTTGTTTTTGTTGTTCTAGGAGTTGTTTTAATCTCTGTTTTTGATCTTCTTGCATATTATCTAAACCTTATATAAATAGAATGGTCTTCTTTATAGAGCGCAGGGCATTCAATTCCAATCATTTTGCCATCATCACATAAGAACCAATTTTCTGCATTTAATAACTCATCATCAAATTGAGAGTTATCAAAACCGTCTTCACATATTAAAGTTTCAAAAAACTCTTCATATTTACTCATAATTGGATATTCTACATAGTCTCCATAGATTTCAAATAATTCACTATGACAAATATAAACTTGTGCTAATTTATGAGATTTATACATTAATTCAACCATATTAATCACGTAATCCTTTTTTATTCTTTTCTAAGATATAAGTTGTTATTATTTCCATATCTAAACAAAATCTTTTCTTACTATTCATTATCTTTTCTTACTTTTTCTAGAAAAGAGAGACTTTCACTATATTTATGAACATGTTCACCAGTTTCTCCATCTATCCAAGAAAAACAAGATGGATAATAGTATACACACATTATATCGTGCAATTCTGTATTCATAATGAATTGATTTTCATCAATAAGTTCAATAACTGCTTTCCCATTCTCATCAGTAATGATATAGCCACATACTCCTTTATCTGAACGAACAGCCCAAATGACATTATTCATAGAAGGAACATACTCAATTAAGTATTCAAATAAATCTATCATTGTCATATCTTCGTTAATACTTAGATTTTTTTCATGAGACATACAATCATCCCCCATACATACACTATCACGATTAATAACAATCTTCTTGGTTTTCATAATGATTTCTCTTACACTCCTTCTATGACAATCGTCACTATATTGTTTCATTTCTCAAATATTCTATAAAACCACATCTTTGGAAAAGTCGTTGTGATGCTTTATTCTCTTTTTCTGTTTCAGCAATCGCATGTCTAATACCTAGCTGTTGCACGTCGCCTTAACTGTTTCACTCATATACCCATGATGTACAAAAGACTCCCCTAAAGCATATCCAATAATCTCAATCACTTATTTTATATTTGGTTTCTCTTTAAAATCAACCTTCTATTGGTTCAGCCTGATAAAAGCAGTTTAAACCTTTTTCTAATTATTCTACTTCTCTTAAAGCAGTGGATTCTTCAATAATCAATTCAACATCATCTCATATCTCTTGATACGTTTCTTCTCATTATTTTAACTGATTTTTAATGATTTGATAGTTCATAAATTCTACCCCTACTCTATATTTAAAGATATTATTATTTTATCATATTTAATGTAGAAACAAAAATGATTCCTTATTCATGTTTCATTATAAAAAATCTTAATAAAATGAAAATGACAGTTTGGAGTGAAGATATGACATGTTGGAGGATAAAAAATTTTTTAAAGATTTATGAAATGACTATAATCAGAAAAGGTATAAAAAAGATATTAAAAAATTGAAGAAGTAGTATAATCTAAATAGTAACACCCTTATTTATTATGATATTCATAAAAACAATAATATATACACTTGAAAACATTTGATAAAGAAAACATACAAGATTAGATAGAGTTAAAGAATTGATTATTGAAAAGTTTAATGTATTTTCAAAGCATAATTTATAATGTTTATCATTTATGACAAGATACAACAATTGTCCTAAACCATGTTTTTAACAAAAATACATTTAGAGAAAACCAAAGAAAAGCGAAGTGTAATGCAAATAAATCGTAGTTTATCAAATATTGAATTGAAAATAAAATCATATGAATAATTATGGATAAGCAAAAGAGCTTTTTTATACAGCTTATTCATCTATGATATAGAATCTTGCATCTTTTAGTTTCTCATGTATACACAATATGTTAGTTGAAATTTGATCAAGAGAAACCTCAAAAAGTTAGAAAGTTTTAAAGACATTTTATAATTGGTTAAAACATGGTTAAGGAATTTAACATGCCAATATATTATATTTCAGAATTGTTTCATATAGAAAAATAGAACTATTTAGATGATAGGTATAAAATTTTAAAGTTTATCTTATCACTCATATTTTCATTATCATAGTTTCCTATAAATATACCTCTAGATACTTTGGTATGTATAAAAAATAATTTTAATTCAATAAAGTTATATGTCAGTTAATATTGAATGAAACTTGTTGCAAATTTGTTTTTTTATTGGTAAATTGATAGTAGATAAAGTCATTTAAAATATTTATAATATGTAGCCACATTTAATATAATAAATTGTAAAGGAGCTAACTATATAAAAATCAAGAGTTTTTATGAAAAAGTTTGAAAATTTTAAAACTGTTGATTTTATGAGTTAACTTGTATAGAATCTTGAAAATTGAATATTTATATGTGATTTTGGGCATGACAAAAACAACCTTTAAAATGGCATTCTTAGAAATTTGTATAGTTATCTTAAAAGCTCAGGATCAAATTTTTGATCAGTACTTAATAAATGATATATGAT harbors:
- a CDS encoding PolC-type DNA polymerase III codes for the protein MQTRYKKSRKRGQYTKKIIDDYCVIDLETTGLSWADDKIIEIGILKIRNQQIIDKYSQLINPEREVSPFITKLTGITNDMLLGMPALDEIRDDVFNFIGDDILLGHNTSFDLNFVANQFHIDIENEYMDTLQFCRKVYPHMKHHRLTDMVQYLNLSNNEHRSIADCIATYELYEKIKIEIEDKKISL
- a CDS encoding Na+/H+ antiporter NhaC family protein yields the protein MNFIGTFWALIPAIIAIVIALKTKEVYISLFIGIFVGGLLLTGFQPIAAIETVFETMMTSLSDTWNIGILIFLVFLGTIVALMTRAGGSRAYGEWATRRIKNKQGALFSTFGLGVLIFVDDYFNCLTVGSVMRHVCDEFKISRAKLAYIIDSTAAPICIIAPISSWAAAVSGYTSGDGFHLFLQTIPFNLYALLTIIMVLCVIRFDLNIGSMKEHEISAQKGDVHHGNEEYKDVHIIETSDKGKVLDLILPVLFLIISCMTCMVYTGGFFNGVSFIEAFTNCNASLGLVLGSFLTLVFTFLLYLPRHILTYNQFAECLPTGFKMMVPAMTILALAWTLGDIVSTHLQAGLFVSTILEQYQISVAILPACLFIIAAGLAFATGTSWGTFGILIPIVTAIFTEGNPMLVICISSILAGAVCGDHISPISDTTIMASAGAQCHHIGHVSTQLPYAMVVAVACIIGYIVAGLTQNVWLTFLSGLITLLIMIFCINKSNLVVKR